Within the Scleropages formosus chromosome 8, fSclFor1.1, whole genome shotgun sequence genome, the region GTATAACCTACTGAGTTTATACTAAATTTACTATGGTACCTGTCCAGTGAGTATACAGCTGTTCAGATTTACCATGGCTCTTAATATCTCAGTCAGAGTTACTCAGTACTGTGGCATCATGAAGGATTCTGTTTTAAACTAATGTTATGTTTTCTCAGAAACAAATAGTAAAAGTCTGGAATTGTATGAAAGTGATTTCACACAGACTGCAATGACAGTGGAAATGGATGCAGAACAAAATCGTTTATACTGTTTGACAATAATGTTACACTGTATTTGGATTTGCAAGGCTATTTGTTACACCAAAgtctttttatttgtaatattatTAGTTCAGATAACCACTCTTGTGTGCTTCGCCAAAGATGTTAGAATGAAGCTGACTAATATACCTGAAATATTGCAGAATAAATGTTGCAAATGATAGTCCTTGGGATTTTCCTCCAACTCTCTTTAGTAAAATataagactgtgtgtgtgtgtgtgtgtgtgtgtgtgtgtgtgtgtgtgtgtgtgtgtgtgtgtgtgtgtactaagaTGCTTGATAACCCCCATTAAAGCAGTTGCAGTCCTGTGTGATACAGAAgatgaatgcaaataaatacattctaATAAATTTGGATGTTGTATTGATCAAAACTAAATTTGGATATTGcaactgtaatattttgttttatcatttgtaaattttggataaaaaaaaaaaatgcctctgGTAGGCTTCTGTGCAGTCCATTATGTATTCTGTTTCAAGCTctataggctctggaccattaCAGCCCTGCCCTGCACAAGCTGTTGTTGAGAGCTGATAAGTGAAAATGTGGACAAAAAATTcaatatttaaacataattaaagatttgaaaaatgtacagtgtgaGACATTTTGCTATGTTGGCTTTGATTAAGATGCACAAGGAAATCCTTAAGTGCACTTAATGCAAAACCAGCAAAGCAGCTGATGGAAATCATCCACTATCCAAATACCACATGAAATATGTGAGATGTTTTTCTGAAACTTCATAGCAGAGACTTGAACGCAGAAACTCAAGTTCCGTGAAGCCTCCCCCATGTTCTGAAGAACACACTGGAGAACATTGTAGCTATACAGGTTATCTCAGCTTAAAGTATTTGAGTAATGCTGCAAATCATGCCATGGCACTAAAACAGAACCACATATTCCCCTCACTTgttagtacacacacattttcagaaccacttgtcccatatggggttgcggggaactggagcctacccagtaacacagggcgtaagaccagagggggaaggggacacacccaggacgggacgccgggacgccagtccgccgcaaggcaccccaagcgggacttgaaccccagacccaccagagaacaggactgtggtccaacccactgtgccatcacacccccttgTTAGTATATATACTCATATATTTTAAGTATGTACTGCacactttttattcattgtgtattttcattaatttagctggtgctcttctccaaagataCATAAAATCATTCTGCTATTTATTcagttgggaaatttttacagtatcaaacCAGGGTAAATATTCttcttaagagtactacagcaagaggtgggattcaaacccaggtcacgtgtccttcgagtgcaagggGGTAGCTTGAACTCTGCTTAGAGGTCAAGAACGGAGagcaaaaaaacagtaaatctgGAATCCTCGCTCCGTGTTGCCATTTTCAACCGTGATTGGGAGGCATCGCTCCATCTGTGATCACCTGAGCACCTCCACACATGGAGTCAGTCATTACCCATAATGCCCTGCAGTGGGAGCAACAGATGACATCAACCTGTCCTGTGGAATTGCCTTGAAAGTATCTATTCTTCAACCTTGTAAATGAACACAGGTCCATGTTGTTGACTTGTTTCTGAGTGTCGGGTTCCAAATCCGCATAACAGAAGGAAAACCTTGTTTCTGTTTAGGAGATGGTCTGCTCAGGTTACATGCTTCTGGAAGATCAtgttaaattttgattttgaaaaatgCTTTGTCAGTTTTTTGTGGAATTGTGCCATTTGATGAATGGTTGACTGAATTAAGGATCTTGCAGAATGCAGCCATTATCTCCACTTAGGACCGCTGGACGAGCCGCAGTCCTGTTTAATGAAGGGTTTCATTTCAGTATGAAGACCTGAGTGTCCTGGGGAGGTTTTCTGGGCTGTAAGATGAGTTGCCCCCCACAGCTCTGTGTGAACCGGAGCCACAGCGACAGTGTTTGTATTGCCAAATGAATGGCACTTCTTGTTccaatgacatttaaaaaaatcacaagcatTTTGATGGCTGCTGAAGTAATTTCAAGGTAATGTGGCTGCTCTAACCTAAGCTCACAGTACACGGCGAGGTGACAAAGTACTGCTTTGGAAAAGGggattttaatttgaataaacTGCATGCCTTCTACTTTGTTAACAGAGTTTTGCAATCCGGGGTTTGGCATTTCAAAGCCCTACAGGTcctgcactctgggtttggacatgagtttgaatacagctcagtctgtacagttttaatattttcccagtgtttgtatgggtttccactagatgctctggtttcctcacgcagtccaaagccatgtgttTCTGTTGAAtgagactctaaattgcccttggtgtccgtgtgtgtgtgaatggatgtgtatgatggccctgtgatggactgttatTCTGTCCAAGGTGCACCCTGTCTCACCTCTAAGCTTCcagaatagactctggacctcaaTAGCCCCGCGCTGGGCAAGAAATTAATGCTGACGGATGGATGTTTTAGTGTTCTGTACTTCTGCAGAAAGTTTTTCACCTGCTGGCCAGATGTGAGGTTGATCCTGAGTCTCGGACAGCAGGTGATGTGGTTAGGAAGCTGATAAATATACAGTTGTGTGGATGGTCATACTGTTCATGGGTCAGGTTTCAGCGGGAGCCTTGGGGCTGCTGCAGCCAAATGAGTCATGCCCCCCGGCACACCGAGAGCGCTCAGCAACCGGCGTCACGCTGACTCATAGAAGCTCACAGGAGGCAACAAAGAGACGTTGTCCAGTGCCGTACCTGGTGTTGTGGCAGGGGTCACTGCCAGGACATGAACCTGCAAAGGAGGCTGCTGTGCTTATCTTTCCAAAGTCCAATTTCAAACAACCGAAGAAAAACGCTGCCTTTTACTTTCTGTTCTCGTTTTCAAAGAAGCCCGTTTAGTTCAGTTGTCCCACTCCTACTCCGCACAGGTCTGTCATTTACCAGCCCGTCGTGTTCAGTCATGAGTCACGTAACCTTAGGCAGCCCCTGGAGAACGATGTAATAAAGCATATCCCATGCTTACCATTAAGAGGATTAACATAGCTTAGAAGATTTCCACATAATTTTTCCCACCTCCACCTAGGGTTTGAACTCcttcctccctcaagtggacaGCATAACACATTGCaaggctatttaaaaaaaacataaataagtgAACGAGCGCAGACATCAGTAAGCCGCACAGCACTGTGAAACAGAATAAATCTTTAATATGTTAAAGTTGAGTCTTTTAAGATGAAGATGGCACTGCCGAAACAGATTTCCAAATGGATCGtgagggatgatgatgatgatgatgatgatgatgatgaaaaggGGTTGAGTGCATGCATTTCGTACAGACAGAAACTATTGTTTCAATAAGAGGATCTGGGACAGTGGAgactgtttgggtgctcttggCTTTTTGGAAAGTGTGGTTTGGTTTGGTGGGGTGGGTGGTGGGCGTGGCTCAGGCAACctcctcttctccctcctcttcgAACTCGCCCTCCTCGGCCGTAGCGTCCTGGTACTGCTGGTACTCGGACACCAGGTCGTTCATGTTGCTCTCAGCCTCGGTGAACTCCATCTCGTCCATACCTTCTCCCGTGTACCAGTGCAGGAAGGCCTTGCGGCGGAACATGGCCGTGAACTGCTCAGAGATGCGCTTGAAGAGCTCCTGGATGGCCGTGCTGTTTCCGATGAAGGTAGCAGCCATCTTGAGGCCACGCGGCGGGATGTCGCACACGGCCGTCTTCACATTATTAGGGATCCACTCGACGAAATAGCTGCTGTTCTTGTTCTGAACGTTCAGCATCTGCTCATCCACCTCCTTCATGGACATGCGGCCGCGGAAGACAGCGGCTACGGTGAGATAGCGGCCGTGGCGCGGATCGCATGCCGCCATCATGTTCTTGGCATCAAACATCTGCTGGGTGAGCTCGGGCACCGAGAGGGAGCGGTACTGCTGGCTTCCCCTGCTGGTGAGGGGGGCGAAGCCGGGCATGAAGAAGTGTAGGCGGGGGAAGGGCACCATGTTGACTGCCAGTTTGCGGAGGTCAGCGTTGAGCTGACCAGGAAAGCGCAGGCAGGTGGTGACGCCGCTCATGGTGGCCGACACCAGGTGGTTGAGGTCCCCATAGGTGGGCGTGGTCAGCTTGAGGGTACGGAAGCAGATGTCGTAGAGTGCCTCGTTGTCGATGCAGTAGGTCTCGTCCGTGTTCTCCACAAGCTGGTGCACAGAGAGAGTGGCGTTGTAGGGCTCCACGACCGTGTCGGACACCTTGGGCGAGGGCACCACGCTAAAGGTGTTCATGATGCGATCAGGGTACTCCTCGCGGATCTTGCTGATGAGCAGGGTGCCCATGCCGGACCCGGTGCCGCCGCCCAGTGAGTGCGTCAGCTGGAAGCCCTGAAGACAATCGCAGCTCTCCGACTCCTTGCGTACCACATCTAGCACTGAGTCCACAAGCTCTGCGCCTTCTGTGTAGTGCCCCTTGGCCCAGTTGTTGCCAGCACCGCTCTGGCCTGCGAAACGCCATGTATCGTCACTACAGGGGCGCCGCCCAGTCCCACCCTGTCCTGGTTAGTGCATCCTAGCCCCACCTGATCCCACCCAGTTCTTCCTTGTTCCACCTTGTCTTGCCTAGTCCCATCTAGACCCATCTTGCTCCTTCTAGCCCCACACGGTTCTGTCTAATCCTACCTAGTCCCACTCAGCCCTgcccaaaaccttaatttttaTAAATCAAGAAAAACTAATGACTATTCACTACTCTGTTTATTACCCTTGGATTCTCACTATCTCCCAATTACAGCAAATACCAGCGGCTGTACTGGACACTCACCAAACACGTAATTGTCAGGCCTGAAGATCTGCCCAAATGGCCCGGATCGTACAGAGTCCATGGTGCCAGGTTCGAGGTCTACGAGGATCGCCCGGGGAACATACTTTCCCCCTGGGAGACAAAGCACATACGGTTTATTCCTGAAGTTCTGGATTCCTCTAATACATGATGTACACAGTAAATACGcagtaatcattttaaaagtcgTCAAAATTCAGTTTCACTGCTGCAGAAGGTTAATAACACACCGAGGAACAATATGCAAAAAGTGGTAACATGAGaacaaaaagaattaaaatattaatatcacaTCTGATTTCTGTTGACCTGTAATTCGGTCACCTTCCTCATGCTCCACAGATCCTTCTGCTGTTCAGGTCATTGATCTGGTGCCCTCACCTGGTGCTCTTGGCTCAAGGAGATTTTCTGATTGCTCACGTGAAAGATTTTTATGCCAGTTTCACGTGTTAACAATCCTGAGTCACACGGCAGCTCACCTGTAGCCTCGTTGTAGTAAACGCTGATCCTCTCCAGCTGCAGGTCACTGTCACCGTGGTACGTGCCTGTGGGGTCAATGCCGTGCTCATCGCTGATGACTTCCCAGAACTGCAGAGAGAGAATAAACAGACATACAGACAAACAATTTCTACTGATGCTAAAAGAGGAAAGTGTGAATATTTTCTTAAGAGGCGATGTCACCAAAGCTCAAAGGGTGGATCGGTTTGTTCACCACTGCAtgagagaagaagaaaatatgttgtttaggatattaataataaaaataacaatactgCTGGTATGAAAGTGATTTGAGGGATGACAGCATGAGCAGGAAGGGGACAGATGGACAAACAGAGGGTGGGAGGGAGCAGAAGAGAGCGGACAGACGGGGAGAGGGGAGGCTTACAGGATCAAACGCAAAGATGAAGGGAAGCAAAAGCAATGACACGATTTTTAAACGCTATCAATCTCTTTAGGATGGATGTTGACATGCCAAGGATTAAATGTCGAAACAGAGAATTAAATCTCCACGGTAAAACAATCAATACGGAAAAAATAACTTGCGAAACTTAATCAGAATGCTGCTAATGCTCAAGATTTGTGGGGGAAGATACTCTCTTGTTttaagaggggggaaaaaactacGTATTTATTTTGTCCACAATCCATTATTCATAATAATACCTGCAAATACTTTTCGCAACAATTACGTccaaattattataaaaaatgattaaaatttgtgtaaaatgtcgggaaaattagtttaaaaaaccagaaaaattaatgcgttttaattttttttttatctggaaTTTGATGCCTACGGTTCCAGCTAGCCAACGCGGAATActgaacatatttatttatctgcacTGGATTTCTGGAAAATTCGCGCTGGAAATAAGTGCCTAGAAAGGAGGTTACTTAACTTGTTTGCAAGATCATGAatttgcatgcaaaaaaaaatatataaatcataTTAATAGAAGAGCAATTATTAATGCGTTACCTTCGCCCCGATTTGGTTGCCGCACTGTCCGGCCTGAAGATGCACGATCTCGCGCATGatgactgctgctgctgactcAAGGGGCTCGCGGATGGAATGTAACGGATCTCGTCGAACGAGACGGCGATCGTTTCGCTGGCGCGCGCCGATAGCGCTCGCCTGATGCTGCGGTGCAGTGTGACGTCATGGCAACGGCAGCCAAGCGCGAGGCGACACTTGGACTGGAGGGGCCGCGCTGCGATGGTTCGGACAGAAGCGACGCGGGACGGGGGAGGGgaattaaaaattacttaatcATTGTTATTGGTCCTTTTGCTATGATACTGACACGGATATGTGAAAATATAGTTATTTTTAGCGCTTCCCTATTAAGTGTCGCTCAGGCGTCTTCTTCACTCCTGCAGTGACGTATTGAAATACACCAATAAATAAACCAGGAGGGCAGAATGTaagataggaaaaaaaaaaaaaaaaaaaaaaacacattcacgTGTTTCATGCTGGCTGTACAGAAGCACTAGTAACACATGCTCTAATATATAAATCcttatgattttaaaattaaaatttttaaattttcatgaattttaaaatgggggtgcggtggcgcggtgggttggaccgcagtcctgctctccggtgggtctggggttcgagtcccgcttggggtgccttgtgacggactggcgtcccgtcctgggtgtgtccccttccccctccggccttacgccctgtgttgccgggtaggctccggttccccgtgaccccgtaagggacaagcggttctgaaaatgtgtgtgtgtgtgtgtgtgaattttaaaatgttccttaTCATGTAACATAATGAGGACAAGATTCAAataagcaaaaaacaaacacgtaCGTAAACAGTGACTGCttactttcttattttttcagtgtggTGTGATGCCAAGTAATATGTCGCCAGTGATGGCAACTATTTATATTTCTTGTTGATGCTGTTACAATATATTCTCATAAACAGTCTTGGAACGATGATATTATGGTTACCCTGGTTACCATGTGAAATTCCTTACATAACATGTGCGAACGCACTTGACTTGACCGTTGAATTGATCTTCTATCTTAGCCAGACAGACAGATTCTGAATTCCACATTTTCCGATGTTTCTGAGCTCGTCATATCCATGCAAGTCTGATTCCGAATGTGTGCGCTCAAATAACCCGTCTGTGCTCACGATTTGTGGTACTGCCcagtttgggggtgggggggggagcctATCGTTCTGTTCCACTCCACCGCGGCAGGTGGCGCTCTGTCGTTTCCTAGTTTCACGTTTCTTACGAATGTGCCGAAGAAGAAGGCGGTGTGACGTTAAACGTCGAAATGAATACTAGACTTAAAATTGTTACAGAAGTTAACGTGACAAAAACATATTGTCGCAGTAAACTccaatatgaaaatattattttaagccTGGTCAGATAATACGGTTATTCGCTATGCAGGGCCCTTCTATGACTATGCcatgcaaataaatgtattacgCAATAGAAATCATAAAAAAACTTACAagtattaataaatgaaatctcATGCGGATTTACTTCATATAAATCTATATCACTCAGACGAATCGAAGACCTTTATCATCTGTCATTCTGTGGAGTTTCCCACACACGTACCCatacactgtatgtatattaattaatattttgaaccttaaaatgtttaaacttaAAACTGGGGCCACGTCATCATTTCAGGTGACATACGGAAGAAATGGAGACTGAGGACCCCATAGCAATAACTCAGAACACACAGTTTTGTTTACGAAAATGCACACTGTCAATATGTATCTGCTGGGCTGGTGACTGCTGCTCCAGGCTCAGTATCCACAGcccatattttttcctttactaaTGTTCATCTGCGTGTTAACACTTTTCCTTGCACTATCCTAGGAGGAATCCTACATGCAGCGATTACTGCAGAAAGAGCACAGGCACATAACTAAAATTTGAGTtgaatttctgcattttctacGTCTACTACTAGCTGTAGAGCCTATCATACTTCAATTAATTGCCAGATTTAAAAGAGATGTCCAACCAGAGTGGTAAGTTGGCATGATAAAGCTCTTAGGTGTTATCCTCATAGCAAAGGGTTTGAACCCTACATAGGCATTGGCTCTTTTAAAAACCTTTACTGTTATATTACCTTAAGTATATAAGAACTCTTTGCAAGCTTGCTTAGCAGTTAGTGATGTAGCATAGCTGGTTGGGTGTCTTCTTAAGTGCTGTCATTGCTTGGGGTTTGATTCTTGTGAGTGAAGCTGTAttggtttttcattttccttatgAAAGGAGATTTGAGATGGTTTGGTTGGGTGGCTGTGTGGTGCAGCAACTTATGAGGTGAGGTGTCTGCCTTCAGGGTTGATGGGGTAAGCCCAGTAGGGGAACGTACTTTGAGAAACTTGTTGCTTTACCCATCCTTAAGTATATCTTGAAGGTTGGGAGGCAGTGTTGCAGGATGCTCATGTGGCACAGCCCACTTGATAGGCTTTCTCAAACACGGAGGTTTGTGGTCCAATTTTTATGAAGGAAGCACTGGAGTTTTTGAATTTAGAAAAGTGCGTAACCTACTTGAAGTAGAAGGATGTGGGAGGGCGACTGTGTGGGGCAGACAATTTGTTGGAATGGTGCTATTCCTAAAGTTGTTGATTCAGGCCTTTGGGGGGCACCTTCCCTTTTGAGGCCAAGCTTATTTGCACTTCTGAAATATATCGGCAAAGTTTTTAAGGATTTCACCCAACCTCCACTGTAGCAAAGTAGAGTAGGTGCTCAGGTGTCTGACCAGAACCTAATGTTTGGTAGGAGTGTTTGGTTTCTTCAAAAGGAAcccaaaatttttcatttgaacacCAGTTACCTCATCCTATTTAAAGTATGACAGAAGAAGCTGAAAGGTGTAGTTCCCAAACAGTTCTGTGGTGCAGGGGCTTCAGAGGCTAGGCTGCTACATCTGAGATTGGTGGTTTAAATGCCTTTGAGTGGTGTTGTGTCAGACTGAAGCCCCAgaatgtgtaaatgaatgagATGAGTACTGAAGGTAAGTAGTGGTGTGATTACAGGCAAATGGAATATCTGGTAGATAGAATGATGTGGGAAAAAGCAGTGTTCTTGCAGCAAGAGGGTGGAAAATAAGGTGGTGGAGGCAGTGGTGCctaatgatgaaaatacatttattgctCCTTCCGTCTGTGCTGTTCTTACCTACTCTTGCCCCTCTTTCACATCATTCCACTTCTAATCATCCTCTGCTTTCTCTACCCTGCTCTCCTCATCAGCAAGTCACAGTTCTTCCTCCACAACGATACACACACCACATTACCACCACAGCCTCTTCCAGTGGTCATCCTCACTGAACCTCCATCCTTCATCTTTCACAGGATTCAAACTCTGAACCTTGCAATTATTCCCTTGCCTCTCAGTCGAGTTTGCAATGCTGTCTGCTGCTAGCAGACTGCTTATTTCTTCCAGTTATACTTGTAAATAAGATATGGGGTAGGTTAATAAACCCAAAAAGAGAAACCCTTCACAGCGCTTGAGCCACTGTCCTTGAGGGCTGACTTTTAACAAGCTACAGCACAAAGACAGCAGACAAAGGCCTTTGCTAACCTTAAGGTTATATTAAGGAAGTGTCCTATGAATAGATTTTTAGGTAAATAGGTCTCCTGCTCTTGCAGCTTAAACTACAAACATTAAGTTTAGTAAAGGAGCAATTCAGCTTGATTTGCTGAACAGTCCCAGATATAATCGAGGAAGTGTACTAAGGTAATTTAGGCTAAAGAGTAGTTCTGTTAGTTAATGTTAGTTTTAGTTAAATTAGTTTATTGAAAATAGGAAAggatatttaaaaacaatgccCTAACTGCCTTGAAGGGCTCACACTTTAGGTTAGAGGTAAAACTTGATGgagacaattttactggaggtcAGGTACTTAGTGTTACTGCTGGATTGTactttttcaaaacattttcagaaaccacTTACCCAACACACAATTTATATTGGTCACATGGTCACACCCTAAGGGCAATTTTGAcccacctgaagcacatgtatTTGGGCTGGGAGaaaacacccacacacgcaGCTCCTCCCTACAGTTGGAAACCCAGAATCCTGGTGCTGTCAGTCAGAAATGCTGCACAGTGTGCTCCTGAACCATGTTCACAATTAAGCCAaagaatggaaatgaaagaacaCCTTCAGAATGTTTTGCTTTAATATGGCATTTATTCTAATGATATTATTTCACTCAGCAGCCTGCCACCTTGTGGCTGTAAGAGCATTGaacaattactgaaaatatgtttttttatactggaaaagtataaaaaagatttttcttttgctgagtTAACCATTTTGgagtacataaaaatataatattgtttGTACTTAGGATAATACACTTGTCAAACAGCAGGTTTCCTGGAGACCAAACACATCAACTTGGCCCCAGAGAACCATTTTTAACATAAAGGCAGAGTTTAGTATTAGTTTTCCAACTGCATTTTCATGGGTTTTCTTTAACTTCAACCACAAAGTGTGATGTGGAGCTTCCTTATCGACTACAGCATGTAGTCTTCTAACAAAGGTACGCTTTAGAGCCAGAACAACCAGATacaaagacagttttttttttttttcccctcaggtCATCACTCATGAACAGTTAATACTCCCATATAgttctcctgtcagtgcaacattatccaaccactttttttgtaatttaatttttgttttacttttttttagtaTTCATACTATTTATACTTCTCATGTTTGTACAGTCTGTAAATGTTatctatttattctgtaattctgtgtgaACTGTTTGCTTGTCTGTAAATACAGGAGGCACCTAGAATCACAActaattccttgtgtgcatcagcacgcTGGTCAATAAAACTCATTTGGTTTCTGATTTTACCTTTTAAGTGTGCACTCTGGAAGGGTATTTAAAAGCAAGCTGTGGCTTTCAGAGACCAAGCTGGCAACCTCAACTTCAGAAGAC harbors:
- the LOC108935846 gene encoding tubulin beta-4B chain-like → MREIVHLQAGQCGNQIGAKFWEVISDEHGIDPTGTYHGDSDLQLERISVYYNEATGGKYVPRAILVDLEPGTMDSVRSGPFGQIFRPDNYVFGQSGAGNNWAKGHYTEGAELVDSVLDVVRKESESCDCLQGFQLTHSLGGGTGSGMGTLLISKIREEYPDRIMNTFSVVPSPKVSDTVVEPYNATLSVHQLVENTDETYCIDNEALYDICFRTLKLTTPTYGDLNHLVSATMSGVTTCLRFPGQLNADLRKLAVNMVPFPRLHFFMPGFAPLTSRGSQQYRSLSVPELTQQMFDAKNMMAACDPRHGRYLTVAAVFRGRMSMKEVDEQMLNVQNKNSSYFVEWIPNNVKTAVCDIPPRGLKMAATFIGNSTAIQELFKRISEQFTAMFRRKAFLHWYTGEGMDEMEFTEAESNMNDLVSEYQQYQDATAEEGEFEEEGEEEVA